One Actinomyces respiraculi DNA window includes the following coding sequences:
- a CDS encoding zinc transporter produces MSTLLVGGSGLVRQPPGDQVIVTMDLIVYTNPSPRTLTTTIAGTTVTVVATPISYTWSWGDGTSTTTTDPGRPYPHQSVVHRYHKRETDVVVSLTTTWAATYTIDGQSTTRPVTGTITTTETSTPFTLIRLTSILTDDAEEAMGH; encoded by the coding sequence GTGTCCACCCTGCTGGTCGGCGGCTCGGGCCTGGTGCGCCAGCCACCCGGGGACCAGGTGATCGTGACCATGGACCTGATCGTCTACACCAACCCCTCACCCCGGACCCTGACCACCACCATCGCCGGCACGACGGTCACGGTGGTGGCCACGCCCATCTCCTACACCTGGAGCTGGGGCGACGGCACCAGCACCACCACCACCGACCCGGGCCGGCCCTACCCCCACCAGAGCGTGGTCCACCGCTACCACAAACGCGAGACGGACGTGGTCGTCAGCCTGACCACCACCTGGGCCGCCACCTACACCATCGACGGCCAGAGCACCACCAGGCCCGTGACCGGCACCATCACCACCACCGAGACCTCCACCCCCTTCACCCTCATCCGCCTGACCTCCATCCTGACCGACGACGCCGAGGAAGCCATGGGCCACTAA